The Lycium ferocissimum isolate CSIRO_LF1 chromosome 10, AGI_CSIRO_Lferr_CH_V1, whole genome shotgun sequence genome window below encodes:
- the LOC132035424 gene encoding uncharacterized protein LOC132035424, with protein sequence MTEHRHKLMASIDSSNNTMLHLAGKLSPENKLHRTFGVALQMQRELQWFEEVKKQVPPSYYERLNNKGKKAHEVFTEEHTELKREGKCWMKDTADACTIVAALVATIAFASAVTVPGGNDEDNGLSIFLKSKAFIVFYFFKCNITLRFVQFFTWIPLYIDISLYRRRFSQ encoded by the exons ATGACGGAGCACAGGCACAAGCTCATGGCTTCAATAGATTCCTCTAATAATACCATGTTGCATTTGGCTGGAAAGTTGTCACCTGAAAATAAACTGCATAGAACATTTGGTGTGGCTCTCCAAATGCAACGAGAATTACAATGGTTTGAG GAAGTGAAGAAGCAAGTACCGCCTTCTTATTACGAGCGTTTAAACAACAAGGGTAAAAAAGCTCATGAAGTATTTACTGAGGAACACACAGAGttaaaaagagaaggaaaatgTTGGATGAAAGATACAGCAGATGCATGCACAATTGTAGCAGCACTGGTTGCTACCATTGCATTTGCATCAGCAGTTACAGTTCCGGGGGGTAACGATGAGGACAATGGACtttcaattttcttaaaaagCAAAGCTTTCATCGTCTTCTACTTTTTCAAATGCAATATCACTCTTCGCTTCGTGCAATTCTTTACTTGGATTCCTCTCTATATTGACATCTCGTTATACAGAAGAAGATTTTCTCAGTAA